The following proteins come from a genomic window of Verrucomicrobiota bacterium JB022:
- a CDS encoding NAD(P)(+) transhydrogenase (Re/Si-specific) subunit beta produces MEVIINLSYIAASILFIFGIKMLGKADTAKRGNLVSAWGMGLAIVVTCIHPAFADKILWIVLAFAIGGAIGAVAAKKVPMTGMPEMVALFNGVGGLSSVLVGWAEYVRLAKPYWDQARFNEQTDTALLPPLDLLPPLSGFTMAVIFLAVFIGAVTFTGSIYAWGKLSGKLGGAAKTFPAQKACNALLLAVTVLCGVLFPLMPEGEVGLLLLTGATLGALLLGIFGVMPIGGGDMPVVISLLNSLSGLAAAAAGFVIVNNVLIVAGCLVGCSGLILTVIMCKAMNRTLTNVLFSGFGSTQSSQQVEGEMKALSVEDAYYVLESARNVVFVPGYGMAVAQAQHVVKELAELLEENGAEVRFAIHPVAGRMPGHMNVLLAEADVPYEQLCEMDAVNPTMEMVDVAIVIGANDVVNPAAGEDPSSPIYGMPIINVHHARTVFALKRGKGAGFSGLVNTLFFRENTRMIYGDAKATIAGLVGQFKEK; encoded by the coding sequence TCGTCTCTGCCTGGGGCATGGGGCTGGCCATCGTGGTCACCTGCATCCACCCGGCTTTTGCCGACAAGATCCTCTGGATCGTGCTCGCCTTCGCCATCGGCGGGGCCATCGGTGCCGTCGCGGCCAAGAAAGTGCCCATGACGGGCATGCCCGAGATGGTCGCGCTCTTCAACGGCGTCGGCGGTCTCTCCTCCGTGCTCGTCGGCTGGGCCGAATACGTGCGGTTGGCTAAACCCTATTGGGATCAGGCTCGCTTCAACGAACAGACCGATACGGCGCTCCTGCCGCCGCTCGACCTGCTCCCCCCGCTCAGCGGGTTTACCATGGCGGTGATCTTCCTCGCCGTGTTCATCGGCGCGGTGACGTTTACGGGCTCGATTTACGCTTGGGGCAAGCTGAGCGGTAAGCTCGGCGGCGCGGCCAAGACGTTCCCGGCGCAAAAGGCCTGCAACGCCCTGCTGCTGGCCGTCACCGTCCTCTGCGGCGTGCTCTTCCCGCTCATGCCGGAGGGTGAAGTCGGCCTGCTGCTGCTCACCGGTGCCACCCTTGGCGCGCTGCTGCTCGGTATCTTCGGCGTCATGCCTATCGGCGGCGGCGACATGCCGGTGGTGATCTCGCTGCTCAATTCGCTCTCGGGCCTCGCGGCGGCTGCCGCCGGCTTTGTCATCGTGAACAACGTGCTGATCGTCGCGGGCTGCCTTGTCGGTTGCTCGGGCCTGATTCTCACCGTGATCATGTGCAAGGCGATGAACCGCACCCTCACGAATGTGCTCTTCAGCGGTTTCGGCTCCACCCAGAGCAGCCAGCAGGTGGAGGGCGAAATGAAGGCCCTGAGCGTCGAGGATGCCTATTACGTGCTCGAATCGGCCCGCAACGTCGTCTTCGTGCCAGGCTATGGGATGGCCGTCGCGCAGGCCCAGCACGTCGTGAAAGAGCTGGCGGAATTGCTCGAAGAAAACGGCGCGGAAGTGCGATTTGCCATTCACCCGGTGGCGGGCCGCATGCCCGGCCACATGAACGTGCTACTCGCCGAGGCCGACGTACCCTACGAGCAGCTCTGCGAAATGGACGCGGTGAACCCCACGATGGAGATGGTCGACGTGGCCATCGTGATCGGCGCCAACGACGTGGTGAACCCGGCGGCGGGAGAGGACCCAAGCAGCCCCATCTACGGCATGCCGATCATCAACGTGCACCACGCCCGCACCGTCTTCGCGCTCAAGCGGGGCAAGGGCGCGGGCTTCAGTGGCCTCGTCAATACGCTCTTCTTCCGCGAAAACACCCGCATGATCTACGGCGACGCCAAGGCGACCATCGCCGGCCTCGTCGGCCAGTTCAAGGAGAAGTAG
- a CDS encoding polysaccharide pyruvyl transferase family protein: MILYLADNRSRPNWGCRATSMALGALLQQVGPISDIINGVETSASTMTPLRSGIALPKGVRRFFRGTRRISWSVFYALDSFLDLSHDFLEVDTQRSVESFLRLKGRFPVLEGIYQKFVRCEMLVINGEGTYIFTDRPRRDTLYYNFAIALAKKMGKKACVVNAMFSDEPEFGKNKKLYDETVRVLRQTDLITTRDPESYDYLMPDLEGHNVKYVPDALFTWSAHMAEWKEHMRGGVEAFESFGYETHKRVPDVDLSKPYIAVSGSSWAARDQDRAYNTYKGLISELQKLGLPLLIVPTCGGDVFLNRLAEDLSLPSVPVGIPIRIGAAILGNAEVFVSGRFHPAVMASCGGTPCVFLSSNSHKTRSLQNVLEYDNVVEHHAMPDAAASALIRQQCEDYLAVSRRERIAEVTRRLGQRSSTVVDLLSQMRDAR, encoded by the coding sequence ATGATTCTATATCTAGCCGATAACCGCTCGCGCCCCAATTGGGGATGTCGTGCGACCAGCATGGCCCTTGGTGCGCTCCTGCAACAAGTCGGACCGATTAGCGATATTATCAATGGAGTTGAGACTTCGGCTTCAACTATGACCCCACTGAGGAGCGGGATCGCCCTGCCCAAAGGAGTGCGGCGTTTTTTCCGAGGTACTAGAAGAATCAGTTGGAGTGTGTTTTACGCGTTGGATTCTTTTCTGGATCTCTCTCATGACTTTCTGGAGGTAGACACTCAACGCTCAGTTGAAAGTTTTCTTCGTCTGAAAGGACGCTTTCCAGTTTTGGAAGGAATCTACCAGAAGTTTGTGCGATGCGAAATGCTCGTAATAAACGGAGAGGGGACTTACATTTTTACCGATCGACCACGGCGAGATACCCTGTACTATAACTTCGCGATTGCGCTTGCCAAGAAGATGGGCAAAAAAGCATGCGTCGTGAACGCGATGTTTTCCGACGAGCCGGAATTCGGTAAAAACAAGAAGCTTTATGACGAAACGGTTCGCGTCCTGCGCCAAACAGATTTGATTACCACTCGGGATCCAGAGTCTTATGATTACTTGATGCCCGACCTCGAGGGGCACAACGTGAAGTATGTCCCGGACGCACTTTTCACTTGGTCAGCGCATATGGCCGAATGGAAAGAGCACATGCGGGGTGGCGTTGAGGCTTTTGAATCTTTTGGATATGAGACGCACAAGAGGGTTCCTGATGTGGACCTTTCGAAGCCATACATTGCTGTGAGTGGCAGTTCGTGGGCCGCTCGTGATCAAGATAGGGCCTACAACACCTACAAAGGTCTCATAAGCGAACTCCAGAAATTGGGACTTCCGTTGTTGATCGTCCCGACTTGTGGAGGTGATGTCTTTCTGAATCGTCTGGCAGAAGATCTTTCCCTTCCAAGCGTGCCGGTTGGTATCCCGATCCGAATTGGCGCCGCTATCCTTGGTAATGCAGAAGTATTCGTCTCGGGAAGATTTCACCCGGCGGTTATGGCTTCGTGTGGTGGTACACCTTGCGTGTTCCTCAGTTCCAACTCCCATAAAACTCGGAGTCTGCAGAACGTTCTGGAGTATGATAATGTGGTGGAGCATCATGCAATGCCAGACGCTGCAGCAAGTGCTCTGATCCGCCAACAGTGTGAAGATTACCTTGCGGTCTCACGGAGAGAGCGGATCGCCGAAGTCACGCGGCGCTTGGGGCAACGATCTTCCACGGTCGTGGACCTCCTCTCACAAATGAGGGACGCGCGCTAG
- a CDS encoding CsbD family protein produces the protein MKPSDKNKTEGNTKKVTGQVKETVGRVVGNRNLEAKGAAEKAEGKAQKKAGEVQKVFNS, from the coding sequence ATGAAACCCAGCGACAAGAACAAGACCGAAGGCAACACCAAGAAGGTAACCGGCCAAGTGAAGGAAACTGTCGGCCGCGTGGTGGGTAACCGCAATCTGGAAGCCAAGGGCGCCGCCGAGAAGGCCGAGGGCAAGGCCCAGAAGAAAGCCGGCGAAGTCCAGAAGGTCTTCAACAGCTAG
- a CDS encoding CsbD family protein encodes MKPSDKDKSEGNTKKVTGQVKETAGRVVGNRDMEAKGKAEKAEGKGQKKAGEVKKVLGK; translated from the coding sequence ATGAAACCCAGCGATAAAGACAAGTCCGAAGGCAACACCAAGAAGGTAACCGGCCAGGTAAAGGAAACCGCTGGCCGCGTCGTCGGCAACCGAGACATGGAGGCCAAGGGCAAGGCTGAAAAGGCCGAAGGCAAAGGCCAAAAGAAGGCCGGCGAAGTCAAGAAGGTCTTGGGCAAGTAG
- a CDS encoding mechanosensitive ion channel — MLAVTFTALLLLVFGLSPVDLSAQDEPEAPVVEQPTGDAEALDASESIRQAGSTLSDLGDSLVHLLPRIGVGLAVILIGALLARLFAYILRRSLHNWRRADAVAALTSIAVYLLAVGAALSVIAGDARALVGSVGLAGLALSWALQTPIESFSGWLLNSFKGYYRPGDRIAIGDVVGDVYEIDILTTTVWEIGGPDKPVQGAQPTGALITFPNGEILRSSIVNYTRDFPYVWDEVTVGIANESDLPYAARILREVAVRELGNSMAQSAAAYAELLKRRRLDSDVSLEPQSYVTPTDAWTNVTVRYLVEVRSRRRASSNLFIALSEEMNKAEHRGKIVPSLPRQQLDVLPPPEDYPPRGRSSQ, encoded by the coding sequence ATGCTGGCGGTGACATTCACCGCCCTCCTGCTGCTCGTCTTCGGGTTGTCTCCTGTCGATCTCTCGGCGCAAGACGAGCCGGAGGCACCCGTGGTGGAGCAACCGACCGGGGACGCGGAGGCTCTGGATGCCAGCGAATCCATCCGGCAGGCAGGCTCCACTCTCAGCGATCTGGGCGACAGCCTCGTGCACCTGCTGCCCCGCATCGGGGTGGGGCTGGCCGTTATTCTGATCGGGGCGCTGCTGGCGCGGCTCTTTGCCTATATCCTGCGCCGTAGCCTGCACAACTGGCGGCGTGCCGATGCGGTGGCGGCCTTGACGAGTATTGCCGTCTACCTCCTGGCGGTCGGGGCGGCGTTGAGCGTGATCGCGGGGGACGCTCGGGCGCTGGTGGGCTCGGTCGGGCTGGCGGGCCTCGCCCTGTCGTGGGCCTTACAGACGCCCATCGAGAGCTTCAGCGGCTGGCTGCTCAATTCCTTCAAGGGCTATTACCGCCCGGGAGATCGCATCGCAATCGGGGATGTCGTGGGCGATGTCTACGAGATCGACATCCTCACGACCACCGTGTGGGAGATCGGCGGCCCCGACAAGCCGGTGCAGGGCGCACAGCCGACGGGCGCCTTGATCACCTTCCCCAACGGCGAGATCCTCCGCAGCAGCATCGTGAACTACACCCGCGATTTCCCTTACGTGTGGGACGAGGTGACGGTGGGCATCGCCAACGAGTCGGACTTGCCTTACGCTGCCCGCATTTTGCGCGAAGTAGCCGTGCGTGAGCTGGGGAACAGCATGGCGCAGTCGGCCGCTGCCTACGCCGAGTTGCTCAAGCGTCGCCGCCTCGATAGCGATGTATCGCTGGAGCCGCAAAGCTACGTGACGCCGACCGATGCGTGGACCAATGTCACCGTGCGCTATCTGGTGGAGGTGCGCTCGCGTCGTCGGGCGTCGAGCAACCTCTTTATCGCCCTGTCCGAAGAGATGAACAAGGCTGAGCACCGGGGGAAGATCGTGCCTTCGCTGCCGCGTCAGCAATTGGACGTATTGCCACCCCCGGAGGATTACCCCCCTCGTGGGCGCAGCTCCCAGTAG
- a CDS encoding mechanosensitive ion channel family protein, which yields MTLTAASARPVSLLRALVPPTIALALLLIATLTVQPWLESLWGFEHPRWVERLHRGILAAYAAVGVWFAFALVWIVGLEWILSRATKKAVPRIIKDFCGVIFFFVAVAICIAILFDGVFGSLLTLSSIFGIVIGLALRPIILDVFSGLSSNLESAYQIGDWITLESAKGNHTGWVMEVNWRTTLLRTRAGTIVVCPNSLFSTSVVLNHTRPHIESRIDFRLRLPPEVPCERAIELIMRGVMAETTHPEGPRVHPAPEVLVSDLSHTGVEYWVRFWMDNTAYSQNTVMSRVQQSVMRHLRMAGIRLSSGRQEIYLGRLQNGSAHLDDVADRIAVLEGVALFLGLGRDSLRTLASNVQLRRFGAGEVLVKEHAHTTEMYVVLEGHLQAYTDKGGRRIQFGRLLPGDFFGEMAMLTGDPRSASVATTTPVVLFEIERGTIMKLVEEEPALLETLSRNLANRRRQQEQAIESAEADRLGSAEPLQLTLLRRMQLIFRSSRIPWNSR from the coding sequence ATGACACTTACGGCTGCCTCCGCCCGCCCGGTCTCTCTCTTGCGTGCGCTCGTACCTCCCACGATCGCGCTGGCTTTGCTGTTAATCGCCACTTTGACGGTCCAGCCCTGGCTCGAATCCCTTTGGGGTTTCGAGCATCCTCGCTGGGTGGAGCGTCTGCATCGGGGCATCTTGGCCGCCTATGCCGCTGTCGGCGTCTGGTTTGCCTTCGCGCTCGTCTGGATCGTGGGGTTGGAGTGGATCCTCAGCCGGGCGACCAAGAAGGCGGTGCCGCGTATCATCAAAGACTTCTGCGGCGTCATCTTCTTCTTCGTCGCGGTGGCGATCTGCATCGCGATCCTCTTCGACGGGGTCTTCGGTTCGCTGCTCACGCTGTCGAGTATCTTCGGTATCGTGATCGGCCTCGCGCTGCGCCCGATCATCCTCGATGTTTTTTCCGGGCTCAGCAGCAACCTCGAATCGGCCTACCAGATTGGCGACTGGATCACGCTCGAGAGCGCCAAGGGTAACCACACCGGCTGGGTGATGGAGGTAAACTGGCGCACTACGCTCCTGCGCACCCGTGCCGGGACGATCGTCGTCTGCCCCAACAGCCTTTTCAGCACCTCCGTGGTCCTCAACCACACCCGCCCACACATCGAGAGCCGGATCGACTTTCGCCTGCGCCTGCCCCCGGAAGTGCCCTGCGAGCGCGCCATCGAGCTGATCATGCGTGGGGTGATGGCGGAGACCACGCACCCGGAAGGCCCGCGGGTGCATCCGGCCCCGGAGGTGCTGGTGTCCGACCTTTCGCACACCGGCGTCGAATACTGGGTCCGCTTCTGGATGGACAACACCGCATATTCGCAGAATACAGTCATGAGCCGGGTGCAGCAGAGCGTGATGCGGCACCTGCGCATGGCGGGCATCCGCCTCTCGTCGGGCCGGCAGGAGATCTATCTAGGCCGTCTGCAAAACGGCAGCGCCCACCTCGACGATGTGGCCGACCGCATTGCGGTGCTGGAGGGGGTGGCACTCTTCCTCGGGCTGGGCCGTGATAGCCTGCGCACCCTGGCCTCCAACGTCCAGCTGCGGCGCTTTGGGGCAGGAGAGGTGCTGGTAAAGGAGCACGCCCATACTACGGAGATGTACGTGGTGCTGGAAGGTCATTTGCAGGCTTATACCGACAAGGGTGGGCGGCGCATCCAGTTTGGCCGCCTGCTGCCGGGCGACTTTTTTGGCGAAATGGCGATGCTCACCGGCGATCCACGCTCCGCCTCCGTCGCGACCACCACACCCGTCGTGCTGTTCGAGATCGAGCGCGGGACGATCATGAAGCTCGTGGAAGAAGAGCCGGCACTGCTGGAGACATTGAGCCGCAACCTCGCCAACCGCCGTCGGCAACAGGAGCAGGCCATCGAAAGTGCGGAGGCCGACCGCCTTGGCTCGGCGGAGCCGCTGCAGTTGACGCTCCTGCGGCGCATGCAGCTGATCTTCCGCTCCAGCCGCATCCCTTGGAACTCCCGCTAG
- a CDS encoding PQQ-dependent sugar dehydrogenase: MKRSMIYPFAVLAGTAMLTAQQPVFSSDDEVESVLTEAGPVSVKEIAKGLNHPWGLAFLPDGRLLVTERAGDLRVLEGNGKLSRPVRGVPKVFADGQGGLLDVALDPDFEQNGWVYLSYAESGQGGASTALGRGKWQDGRIQDFEVLFRQEPRIDGNKHFGGRIVFDEEGHLFLTLGERFQFDPAQDLSNHLGTVVRLNADGSVPDDNPFVGEAGKREEIWSYGHRNVQAAAVHPDTGDLWIVEMGPLGGDELNQPQKGHNYGWPVVSAGYHYNGSEIAKPETHPEFTGAVKYYSPVISPSGMAYYTGESFPEWQDSFFVGGLSSRQLVRIEIDGQEVAHEERIPLPERIRDVEQGPDGMLYVITDTKDGAIWRLEPLRPSGQDS; the protein is encoded by the coding sequence ATGAAGCGCTCGATGATCTACCCCTTCGCCGTGCTGGCCGGCACGGCCATGCTCACGGCCCAGCAGCCCGTCTTTTCGTCCGACGATGAAGTCGAATCCGTCCTGACCGAAGCCGGCCCGGTCTCGGTCAAGGAAATTGCCAAAGGCCTGAATCACCCGTGGGGGCTCGCCTTTTTGCCCGATGGACGCCTGTTGGTGACGGAACGCGCCGGAGACCTGCGCGTGCTGGAAGGCAACGGCAAGCTCTCCCGCCCGGTGCGCGGCGTGCCCAAAGTCTTTGCCGACGGGCAGGGGGGCTTGCTCGACGTGGCGCTCGACCCGGATTTTGAGCAAAATGGCTGGGTCTACCTGTCCTACGCCGAATCCGGGCAGGGTGGGGCGTCGACCGCTCTCGGGCGAGGCAAGTGGCAGGACGGCCGCATTCAGGACTTTGAGGTGCTCTTCCGTCAGGAGCCGCGCATCGACGGTAACAAGCACTTCGGTGGGCGGATCGTCTTCGACGAGGAAGGCCACCTCTTCCTCACCCTGGGCGAGCGGTTCCAGTTCGACCCGGCGCAAGACCTCTCCAACCACCTGGGCACGGTGGTGCGCCTCAACGCCGATGGCTCGGTGCCAGATGACAACCCCTTTGTCGGCGAAGCAGGCAAGCGCGAAGAAATCTGGTCTTACGGGCACCGCAACGTGCAAGCTGCGGCCGTGCATCCCGACACGGGCGACTTGTGGATTGTCGAAATGGGGCCCTTGGGCGGGGACGAGCTCAACCAGCCCCAAAAAGGCCATAACTACGGCTGGCCGGTCGTCAGCGCGGGTTATCACTACAACGGCTCGGAGATCGCCAAGCCTGAAACGCATCCAGAGTTCACCGGCGCGGTCAAATACTACTCGCCCGTTATATCCCCCTCCGGCATGGCCTATTATACGGGCGAGAGCTTCCCGGAGTGGCAAGACAGCTTCTTTGTCGGCGGCCTTTCCAGCCGCCAGCTCGTGCGCATCGAGATCGACGGGCAGGAAGTCGCCCACGAGGAGCGGATCCCGCTGCCGGAGCGGATTCGCGATGTCGAACAAGGCCCCGACGGGATGCTCTACGTCATTACGGATACCAAAGACGGGGCGATCTGGCGGCTGGAGCCTCTGCGCCCCAGCGGTCAGGACAGTTAA
- the soxR gene encoding redox-sensitive transcriptional activator SoxR, producing MSKKESLLTVGEISRRSGIAVSAIHFYESKQLVRSVRNGQNQRLFSRRELRILAFIKVAQRLGFTLEEIKEAFRDLPPSRVPTKADWQKVSRNWQLALTEKIELANRMKDQLGRCIGCGCLSTKDCPLRNPDDELGLQGAGPRLL from the coding sequence ATGTCCAAAAAAGAGTCGTTGCTGACCGTGGGCGAGATCTCCCGCCGTAGCGGTATTGCGGTGTCGGCGATCCATTTTTACGAGTCGAAGCAGCTGGTCCGGAGCGTGCGCAATGGGCAGAACCAGCGGCTCTTTTCCCGCCGCGAGCTGCGAATCCTCGCCTTCATCAAGGTGGCGCAGCGGCTCGGCTTCACGCTGGAAGAGATCAAGGAGGCCTTTCGCGACCTGCCGCCCAGCCGCGTGCCGACGAAGGCAGACTGGCAAAAAGTCAGCCGCAACTGGCAGCTGGCGCTCACAGAAAAAATTGAATTAGCGAACAGAATGAAGGACCAACTGGGCCGTTGCATTGGCTGTGGCTGCCTGTCGACGAAGGACTGCCCGCTGCGCAACCCCGACGACGAGCTGGGGCTGCAGGGCGCGGGGCCTCGGCTGCTCTAG